One window of Candidatus Dadabacteria bacterium genomic DNA carries:
- a CDS encoding UDP-N-acetylmuramoyl-L-alanyl-D-glutamate--2,6-diaminopimelate ligase: MRFEDMCAAAGARVYAGVPAKVTGVRAASSEVCPGDVFVAVRGRRADGHDHVPEALSRGAAALITGRRVRAPGVCCALAEDSKKAAGLAADFFHGHPSRAFALVGVTGTNGKTTLCHLLRHIWESGGTVSGIVGTVLVECGSFSGEATLTTPAVTGLHGIFSRMRSEGARRVCMEVSSHAIEERRVSGCDFDAAVFTNLTPEHLDYHGTMSRYAEAKKKLFTEILPASAKKDRFSVINIDDPVGADIAAAAPGEVVTCSAGGAAADVSVSRARHSPDGVAATLQTPWGALDVDSNLIGGHNLSNMAAAVAVALRLGEPPAAVASALSSPVFVPGRMERVGGPGCSIDVFVDYAHTADALERALAAVRPLCSGRVFVVFGCGGDRDRAKRPEMGRVACEGADVAVITSDNPRGEDPAAIIGEIKKGMSAGRGGAVGIEDRREAIGHAIAAAAAGDLVLIAGKGHETSQIVGDRRLPFNDREAAAEFLKGRGEPV, translated from the coding sequence GTGAGGTTTGAAGATATGTGCGCCGCCGCCGGAGCGCGTGTGTATGCGGGAGTTCCCGCGAAGGTGACCGGGGTGCGCGCCGCCTCCTCGGAGGTGTGCCCCGGAGACGTGTTTGTGGCGGTAAGGGGACGCCGCGCGGACGGGCACGACCATGTTCCCGAAGCGTTGTCCAGAGGGGCCGCCGCGCTGATAACCGGTAGGCGCGTCCGCGCTCCGGGGGTCTGTTGCGCCCTTGCGGAGGATTCAAAAAAGGCGGCGGGGCTCGCGGCGGATTTTTTCCACGGGCATCCGTCCCGCGCCTTTGCGCTTGTCGGCGTAACGGGCACTAACGGCAAAACAACGTTGTGCCACCTGCTCCGCCATATATGGGAGTCTGGCGGAACGGTTTCGGGGATTGTGGGAACGGTGCTTGTGGAATGCGGCTCGTTCAGCGGCGAGGCGACCCTTACCACCCCGGCGGTGACCGGTTTGCACGGGATATTTTCCCGCATGCGCTCCGAGGGCGCGCGCAGGGTCTGCATGGAGGTGTCTTCGCACGCCATAGAGGAGCGGAGGGTCAGCGGCTGTGATTTTGACGCGGCGGTTTTTACAAACCTCACCCCGGAGCATCTGGACTACCACGGCACTATGAGCCGCTATGCGGAGGCCAAGAAAAAACTGTTCACCGAAATACTTCCGGCAAGCGCAAAAAAAGACCGGTTTTCCGTCATCAACATTGACGACCCCGTAGGCGCGGACATAGCCGCCGCCGCGCCCGGCGAGGTTGTCACCTGCTCCGCCGGAGGGGCCGCCGCCGATGTGTCCGTATCCCGCGCGCGCCACTCCCCGGACGGCGTTGCCGCCACTTTGCAAACTCCGTGGGGGGCGCTTGATGTGGACTCAAACCTGATAGGCGGCCACAACCTTTCAAACATGGCCGCCGCCGTCGCCGTGGCGCTTCGCCTCGGCGAGCCGCCCGCCGCCGTGGCCTCCGCGCTCTCGTCTCCGGTTTTCGTGCCGGGAAGGATGGAGAGGGTGGGCGGCCCCGGCTGCTCCATAGATGTTTTTGTGGACTACGCCCACACGGCGGACGCCCTTGAAAGGGCGCTTGCCGCCGTCCGCCCGCTTTGCTCCGGAAGGGTGTTTGTGGTGTTCGGGTGCGGGGGCGACCGCGACAGGGCAAAGCGCCCTGAGATGGGGCGCGTTGCTTGCGAGGGGGCGGATGTGGCCGTCATCACCTCGGACAACCCGCGGGGGGAAGACCCGGCGGCGATAATCGGCGAGATAAAGAAGGGAATGAGCGCGGGGCGGGGCGGGGCGGTCGGCATAGAGGACAGGCGGGAGGCGATAGGCCACGCCATTGCGGCCGCCGCCGCCGGAGACCTTGTGCTCATAGCGGGCAAGGGGCATGAGACCAGCCAGATTGTGGGCGACAGGCGGCTGCCTTTTAACGACAGGGAGGCGGCGGCGGAGTTTCTCAAGGGTAGGGGGGAGCCGGTTTGA